In the Aulosira sp. FACHB-615 genome, one interval contains:
- a CDS encoding amino acid permease, with protein MSRHEKYKLLEGLATTETAPKQSLTLSDAVALIVGIVIGAGIFETPALVATQAGSSQAVLLFWFIGGVVSLVGALCYAELATTYPDVGGVYYYLKRAFGREIAFLFAWARMSVIQTGSITLLAFVFGDYASQIWQLGNFSPSIYAAMAIAFLTALNIIGLQQGKWTQNLLTVAKVLGLLLVVLIGLTATANTPTPVESTSTGTWGLAMVFVLLSYGGWNEAAYISAEIQNRQRNIVRSLLWSIGTITVIYLLINLAYLRGLGLTNMANSQAVAADLMRTFWGEPGALFISLLIAVSTLGALNATIFTGARTNYALGQDFAIFGFMGKWRQRPSTPSYALVLQAAIALALVLLGTFTRKGFETMVDYTAPIFWFFFLLSGASLLVLRNREPQIPRPFRVPFYPLIPLLFCSVCGYLLYSSLVYTGVGAVVGVVVVAAGIPLLLWNRYRQVPRG; from the coding sequence GTGAGTAGACATGAAAAGTACAAGTTACTGGAAGGTTTAGCAACTACAGAAACCGCACCTAAGCAATCACTGACATTATCAGATGCTGTGGCGTTGATTGTCGGTATTGTAATTGGTGCAGGCATTTTTGAAACTCCCGCTTTAGTAGCAACCCAAGCAGGTAGTAGTCAAGCAGTATTGCTATTTTGGTTCATCGGTGGTGTGGTTTCTTTGGTGGGTGCATTGTGCTACGCCGAGTTAGCCACGACATATCCCGATGTAGGTGGAGTTTATTATTATCTTAAACGTGCCTTTGGGCGAGAAATTGCCTTTTTATTTGCTTGGGCGCGGATGAGTGTAATTCAAACAGGTTCTATTACCTTGTTGGCATTTGTATTTGGTGATTACGCTTCGCAGATTTGGCAGCTAGGCAACTTTTCACCTTCAATTTATGCCGCAATGGCGATCGCATTTTTAACAGCTTTAAATATTATTGGCTTGCAACAAGGTAAGTGGACACAAAACTTACTCACGGTGGCGAAAGTCCTGGGTTTGTTGCTAGTGGTGTTAATTGGCTTAACCGCCACAGCTAATACTCCCACCCCTGTGGAATCTACTTCTACCGGAACTTGGGGACTTGCAATGGTGTTTGTTTTGTTGTCTTATGGCGGTTGGAATGAAGCCGCTTATATTTCCGCCGAAATCCAAAATCGTCAACGCAACATAGTGCGATCGCTTTTGTGGAGTATTGGCACAATTACGGTAATTTACTTACTGATCAATCTGGCTTATCTGCGGGGATTGGGGTTAACAAACATGGCTAATTCCCAAGCTGTCGCCGCCGATTTAATGCGGACATTTTGGGGCGAACCGGGCGCTTTATTCATCAGCTTGTTAATTGCAGTTTCGACTTTGGGCGCACTGAACGCCACTATTTTTACTGGGGCGCGGACGAATTACGCTTTAGGACAAGATTTTGCCATCTTTGGTTTTATGGGAAAGTGGCGGCAACGTCCCAGTACACCTAGCTATGCTTTAGTATTGCAAGCTGCGATCGCCTTAGCATTGGTTTTATTAGGTACGTTCACCCGCAAAGGCTTTGAAACAATGGTGGACTATACCGCCCCCATATTTTGGTTTTTCTTTTTACTTTCAGGCGCATCGCTACTAGTGCTACGTAATCGAGAACCACAAATTCCGCGACCATTCCGCGTGCCATTTTATCCCTTGATACCATTGCTGTTTTGTTCAGTTTGCGGTTATTTGCTTTATTCCAGCTTGGTATATACCGGCGTGGGCGCGGTTGTTGGCGTTGTAGTTGTCGCCGCAGGTATTCCGCTACTGCTGTGGAATCGTTACCGCCAAGTTCCCAGAGGTTAG
- a CDS encoding metallophosphoesterase — MRTIAVGDIHGCYEELLQLLSKVEITEEDCLISLGDIVDRGVDSVKVYDFLRNRPNTVVLMGNHERKHLKQTLSYSQEIVKLQFGDRYGEFLEWISNLPYYYETDQAIFVHAAVEDGIPIEEQKQEVLCGCTAGEKHLEKKYRDISWSQLYTGVKPIIFGHRVVGDSPLIIAQKAYGIDTGACHGGQLTALILPNFEIVQVPAPKDYWQEEIVKWQLPVMMAKPWSSYRWEKIQAICDEFRKSSNPELSAFIAHKEQWIQNLLDLAPQVILKVEEKLAELISIYGKDNFKKPASRFTYATLLYQANASNLTTKFLQQTLQTPDKWLQVMKDLGI, encoded by the coding sequence ATGCGAACAATTGCAGTCGGTGATATTCATGGTTGCTATGAAGAACTGCTTCAGCTATTAAGCAAAGTAGAAATTACAGAGGAAGATTGCTTAATCAGTTTAGGAGATATTGTTGATCGGGGAGTTGATTCGGTCAAAGTATATGACTTTCTCAGAAATCGCCCCAACACAGTGGTGTTAATGGGAAATCACGAACGCAAACATTTGAAGCAAACTCTTTCTTACTCCCAGGAAATTGTTAAATTACAATTTGGCGATCGCTATGGCGAATTTTTAGAATGGATTAGTAATTTACCTTACTATTACGAAACTGATCAGGCAATTTTTGTTCATGCGGCGGTAGAAGATGGCATACCCATTGAAGAACAAAAACAAGAAGTTTTATGTGGTTGTACCGCAGGTGAAAAGCATCTAGAAAAAAAATATAGAGATATATCTTGGAGTCAATTGTATACTGGCGTTAAACCAATAATTTTTGGTCATCGTGTGGTTGGCGATTCCCCACTCATAATTGCACAAAAAGCTTATGGTATCGACACAGGCGCTTGTCATGGTGGACAATTGACTGCCCTAATTTTACCTAATTTTGAAATTGTACAAGTGCCAGCACCGAAAGACTATTGGCAAGAAGAAATAGTTAAATGGCAATTGCCAGTCATGATGGCTAAACCTTGGAGTAGTTATAGATGGGAAAAAATTCAGGCGATTTGTGATGAGTTTAGAAAGTCCTCAAATCCAGAATTATCAGCTTTTATTGCCCATAAAGAACAGTGGATACAAAATTTACTTGACCTCGCGCCGCAAGTAATTCTGAAAGTAGAAGAAAAGCTGGCAGAATTAATTTCTATTTATGGCAAAGATAATTTCAAAAAACCAGCTAGTCGTTTTACTTATGCCACACTGCTATATCAAGCTAATGCCAGTAATTTGACAACCAAATTTCTCCAGCAAACTCTACAAACACCAGATAAATGGTTGCAAGTAATGAAGGATTTGGGAATTTAG
- the rppA gene encoding two-component system response regulator RppA — protein MRILLVEDDTAQLEPLQTALSQAGHIVDGVENGAIAQWAITQRDYDLLILDWMLPEISGLDLCRQYRKAGKTAPVLMLTAKDTTGEKVTGLDAGADDYLVKPTDLFELLARVRALGRRSPVWQGDKLQLADLQLHISTQIVERGAAQVELSTREFQLLEYLMRHPCQILSRNQIEQALWEWGSEPESNATTTLVRRLRQRLQLLNAADWLETVYGMGYRLNPERQK, from the coding sequence ATGCGAATACTTCTGGTAGAAGATGACACCGCCCAATTAGAACCCTTACAAACAGCATTGTCTCAAGCTGGACATATTGTAGATGGTGTAGAAAATGGTGCGATCGCTCAATGGGCAATTACCCAGCGAGATTATGACTTATTGATATTAGACTGGATGCTACCAGAAATCAGTGGTTTGGATTTATGTCGGCAATATCGCAAAGCAGGTAAAACCGCACCTGTATTGATGTTGACAGCAAAAGATACCACTGGCGAAAAAGTCACAGGTTTAGATGCTGGTGCAGATGATTATTTAGTCAAACCTACAGATTTATTTGAATTATTAGCTAGAGTGCGAGCTTTAGGTAGGCGATCGCCTGTTTGGCAAGGTGATAAACTCCAACTGGCGGATCTGCAACTGCACATTTCCACACAGATTGTAGAACGAGGTGCAGCCCAGGTGGAATTATCTACCCGCGAATTTCAACTATTAGAATATTTAATGCGTCACCCTTGTCAAATTTTAAGTCGTAATCAAATTGAACAAGCTTTATGGGAATGGGGTAGTGAACCGGAAAGTAATGCTACAACTACTTTAGTACGCCGTTTGCGCCAGCGTTTACAGTTACTAAATGCAGCAGATTGGCTAGAAACCGTTTATGGTATGGGTTATCGTCTCAATCCTGAACGGCAAAAATAA
- a CDS encoding cell wall metabolism sensor histidine kinase WalK, translating to MFNRSRRNLASWFTLSMGSILVIFAGILYYQESVQQLEVVDLILYNKSKVITSSIKYKDYQGEKQVFLKNLPVLGNNPPPEDSDIIYARWYDTQGNLKRYFGQINQKKLTQRYAYRTLKITHKSDLTSPEIWVREITLPVEYQDKLIGYLQMAIPMTRVQELLHRFLILLISTVFIALAITGLTGWFLSGIAMQPIQLSYRQLERFTAHASHELRTPLAAILSNAQVGLLAPIEDSNSKHLRLEKVAEVAKSMNTLIGNLLFLARRTGRLTPESLKEVDLRNLLAELFNSPSVKTTAKDLNLKSDLPKSPIMVKLDADLICLAVMNLLGNACKYTPAGGMVELRLFSRYNQAFIEVEDNGIGIAAAHLPHIFEQFYRVEQHQTNSASGFGLGLAIAQQIIEAHGGHLSVKSEQGKGSIFQIKLPL from the coding sequence ATGTTCAACCGTAGCCGCCGTAACTTGGCTAGTTGGTTTACTCTCTCAATGGGTAGTATTCTGGTAATTTTTGCTGGGATTCTTTATTATCAAGAATCAGTCCAGCAGCTAGAAGTTGTAGATTTGATTCTCTACAATAAATCTAAAGTAATTACATCTAGTATCAAGTACAAAGATTATCAAGGCGAAAAACAAGTATTTCTGAAAAATTTACCAGTTTTAGGAAATAACCCACCACCAGAAGATAGTGATATTATTTATGCTCGGTGGTATGACACTCAAGGTAATCTCAAGCGTTACTTTGGGCAAATTAACCAGAAAAAATTAACCCAAAGATATGCTTATCGTACATTAAAAATTACCCATAAATCTGATTTAACATCACCAGAAATTTGGGTAAGAGAAATTACTTTACCAGTAGAGTATCAAGATAAGTTAATTGGCTATTTGCAAATGGCAATACCAATGACTCGTGTCCAAGAATTACTTCATAGATTTTTAATTCTACTCATATCCACAGTATTCATTGCTTTAGCAATCACAGGTTTAACAGGATGGTTTCTTAGTGGTATAGCAATGCAACCTATCCAGCTAAGTTACAGACAACTCGAACGTTTTACTGCCCATGCTTCCCATGAATTACGTACTCCCTTAGCGGCAATTTTGAGTAATGCTCAAGTTGGTTTACTCGCGCCAATAGAAGATAGTAATAGTAAACATTTACGCCTAGAAAAAGTCGCGGAAGTTGCCAAATCAATGAATACATTGATTGGCAATTTACTATTTCTGGCACGCCGGACAGGGCGATTAACTCCAGAGTCTTTAAAAGAAGTTGACTTGAGAAACTTACTAGCGGAATTATTCAATTCTCCTTCTGTAAAGACTACCGCTAAAGATTTAAATCTCAAGAGTGATTTACCAAAATCGCCAATTATGGTAAAACTAGATGCTGATTTAATATGTTTAGCTGTGATGAATTTGCTGGGTAATGCTTGTAAATATACTCCGGCTGGTGGGATGGTAGAGTTACGTTTATTTAGTAGATACAATCAGGCATTCATTGAAGTAGAAGATAATGGAATTGGAATTGCTGCCGCACATTTACCACATATCTTTGAGCAATTTTATCGGGTAGAACAACATCAGACAAATTCGGCGAGTGGCTTTGGACTGGGATTAGCGATCGCACAACAAATCATTGAAGCACATGGCGGACATCTCAGTGTGAAAAGTGAACAAGGCAAAGGTTCAATCTTTCAAATTAAACTACCACTTTAA
- a CDS encoding cyclopropane-fatty-acyl-phospholipid synthase family protein: MFQKMLLLLITGVSVTTLGIAGCTAQQQDSAAEVKPPVLTSQTETPTTTTTQPQERPGDVPYVPTPQPVVDAMLQVAKVGKNDVLYDLGSGDGRIVVTAAQKYGTRGVGIDISPERIQEANANAQKAGVTDLVEFRQQDLFKTDLSQATVITLYLLPEVNLRLRPELLKLKPGTRIVSHAFDMGDWKPQQTLQVDGKTIYYWVVPQEIPANLR; encoded by the coding sequence ATGTTTCAAAAAATGTTGCTTTTATTAATTACAGGCGTTAGTGTCACCACTTTAGGAATTGCTGGATGCACCGCCCAACAACAAGACTCCGCCGCAGAAGTAAAACCACCTGTTTTAACTTCTCAAACCGAAACACCAACTACCACAACAACTCAACCGCAAGAACGCCCTGGTGATGTTCCTTATGTACCCACACCACAGCCTGTAGTTGATGCAATGTTGCAAGTAGCCAAGGTAGGTAAAAATGATGTACTTTATGACCTTGGTAGTGGTGATGGACGAATCGTAGTCACAGCCGCCCAAAAATATGGTACACGCGGCGTAGGTATAGATATTAGCCCTGAACGCATTCAAGAAGCGAATGCCAACGCCCAAAAAGCAGGAGTTACAGACCTTGTAGAGTTTCGTCAGCAAGACTTATTTAAAACTGATTTAAGTCAAGCTACTGTAATTACACTTTACCTATTGCCGGAAGTCAACCTCAGACTCCGCCCCGAATTATTAAAACTCAAACCCGGTACAAGAATTGTTTCCCACGCTTTTGATATGGGCGACTGGAAACCACAACAAACACTGCAAGTAGATGGAAAAACTATTTACTATTGGGTAGTTCCACAAGAAATACCAGCAAATTTGCGATAG